The following proteins are co-located in the Silene latifolia isolate original U9 population chromosome 1, ASM4854445v1, whole genome shotgun sequence genome:
- the LOC141610616 gene encoding uncharacterized protein LOC141610616 isoform X2 → MEQRGTRVASFGQTEINWDKLDKTKFYVVGAGLFTGITVALYPVSVVKTRLQVASKDIADRTAFSAVRTILKADGIPGLYRGFATVITGAVPSRIIFLTALETTKVAAYRIVEPLNFSEPSKAAIANGVAGMLGSLCAQTVFVPVDVVSQKLMVQGYSGYTAYNGGLDVVRKVVKSNGIRGLYRGFGLSVMTYSPSSAVWWASYGSSQRLFLSLLGYGNEYQEAPSLRDIVCIQAAGGIVAGATASCITTPLDTIKTRLQVTGPDKRKNATEIVRKLLADEGWKGLYRGLGPRFFSMSAWGTSMILGYEYLKRLCVKE, encoded by the exons ATGGAGCAGAGAGGTACTCGAGTTGCGTCATTTGGACAGACGGAGATTAATTGGGACAA GCTTGACAAGACTAAATTCTATGTTGTTGGAGCTGGGCTATTTACAGGGATAACAGTCGCTCTTTATCCAGTTTCTGTTGTCAAGACTAGGCTACAGGTCGCATCTAAGGATATTGCTGACAGAACTGCATTTTCAGCTGTTAGAACCATACTCAAAGCTGACGGAATACCTGGTTTGTACAGAGGATTTGCCACTGTCATTACTGGTGCTGTCCCGTCCAGAATTATATTCCTTACTGCTTTGGAGACTACAAAAGTCGCTGCTTACAGGATTGTTGAACCTCTTAATTTTTCTGAACCATCCAAGGCTGCCATAGCAAACGGGGTTGCTGGAATGTTAGGCTCGCTTTGTGCTCAGACTGTGTTTGTTCCAGTTGACGTG GTTAGTCAGAAGTTGATGGTACAAGGATATTCAGGCTACACAGCCTACAATGGTGGCCTTGATGTTGTACGTAAAGTTGTGAAGTCAAACGGAATTCGAGGACTATATAGGGGGTTTGGACTATCAGTGATGACTTATTCTCCATCCAGTGCTGTGTGGTGGGCGAGCTATGGTTCTAGTCAACGTTTATTTTTGAG TCTTTTAGGCTATGGGAATGAGTATCAGGAGGCTCCAAGTCTTAGAGATATTGTGTGTATTCAAGCTGCTGGTGGTATTGTTGCTGGAGCCACCGCATCTTGCATCACAACTCCCTTAGATACTATTAAGACTCGCTTACAG GTAACAGGACCAGATAAGCGAAAGAATGCAACTGAAATTGTAAGGAAATTGCTTGCCGATGAAGGTTGGAAGGGTCTATACAGAGGGTTGGGTCCACGATTTTTCAGCATGTCTGCGTGGGGAACCTCTATGATATTGGGTTACGAATACCTGA AGCGATTGTGTGTAAAGGAGTAG
- the LOC141610616 gene encoding uncharacterized protein LOC141610616 isoform X1: MEQRGTRVASFGQTEINWDKLDKTKFYVVGAGLFTGITVALYPVSVVKTRLQVASKDIADRTAFSAVRTILKADGIPGLYRGFATVITGAVPSRIIFLTALETTKVAAYRIVEPLNFSEPSKAAIANGVAGMLGSLCAQTVFVPVDVVSQKLMVQGYSGYTAYNGGLDVVRKVVKSNGIRGLYRGFGLSVMTYSPSSAVWWASYGSSQRLFLSLLGYGNEYQEAPSLRDIVCIQAAGGIVAGATASCITTPLDTIKTRLQVQVTGPDKRKNATEIVRKLLADEGWKGLYRGLGPRFFSMSAWGTSMILGYEYLKRLCVKE, encoded by the exons ATGGAGCAGAGAGGTACTCGAGTTGCGTCATTTGGACAGACGGAGATTAATTGGGACAA GCTTGACAAGACTAAATTCTATGTTGTTGGAGCTGGGCTATTTACAGGGATAACAGTCGCTCTTTATCCAGTTTCTGTTGTCAAGACTAGGCTACAGGTCGCATCTAAGGATATTGCTGACAGAACTGCATTTTCAGCTGTTAGAACCATACTCAAAGCTGACGGAATACCTGGTTTGTACAGAGGATTTGCCACTGTCATTACTGGTGCTGTCCCGTCCAGAATTATATTCCTTACTGCTTTGGAGACTACAAAAGTCGCTGCTTACAGGATTGTTGAACCTCTTAATTTTTCTGAACCATCCAAGGCTGCCATAGCAAACGGGGTTGCTGGAATGTTAGGCTCGCTTTGTGCTCAGACTGTGTTTGTTCCAGTTGACGTG GTTAGTCAGAAGTTGATGGTACAAGGATATTCAGGCTACACAGCCTACAATGGTGGCCTTGATGTTGTACGTAAAGTTGTGAAGTCAAACGGAATTCGAGGACTATATAGGGGGTTTGGACTATCAGTGATGACTTATTCTCCATCCAGTGCTGTGTGGTGGGCGAGCTATGGTTCTAGTCAACGTTTATTTTTGAG TCTTTTAGGCTATGGGAATGAGTATCAGGAGGCTCCAAGTCTTAGAGATATTGTGTGTATTCAAGCTGCTGGTGGTATTGTTGCTGGAGCCACCGCATCTTGCATCACAACTCCCTTAGATACTATTAAGACTCGCTTACAGGTGCAG GTAACAGGACCAGATAAGCGAAAGAATGCAACTGAAATTGTAAGGAAATTGCTTGCCGATGAAGGTTGGAAGGGTCTATACAGAGGGTTGGGTCCACGATTTTTCAGCATGTCTGCGTGGGGAACCTCTATGATATTGGGTTACGAATACCTGA AGCGATTGTGTGTAAAGGAGTAG
- the LOC141658179 gene encoding S-protein homolog 2-like, producing the protein MSNMSLIILLMMALFAKFSEGLFGKVDVQVASGLLDGMLLEIHCKSKNDDLGIHVLKPVQTYEFSVTNGVFSSTLYFCGFTFNGKLHWFDIYDQKRDTHGDTDCKGACLWQIRVSGPCSFFDGKDDPVCYPWNKN; encoded by the coding sequence ATGTCGAACATGAGCCTGATTATTTTGTTAATGATGGCCTTGTTTGCTAAGTTTAGCGAGGGTTTGTTTGGAAAAGTAGATGTCCAAGTCGCTAGCGGATTGCTGGACGGCATGTTACTAGAAATTCATTGCAAATCAAAAAACGATGATTTGGGTATACATGTACTTAAACCAGTCCAAACTTATGAATTTAGCGTAACAAACGGCGTGTTTAGTAGCACTTTGTATTTCTGTGGTTTCACATTTAATGGGAAATTACATTGGTTTGATATCTACGATCAGAAGAGGGATACCCATGGTGACACTGATTGTAAAGGTGCATGTCTTTGGCAAATTAGAGTTTCTGGTCCATGCTCTTTTTTTGATGGCAAAGATGATCCCGTTTGTTACCCTTGGAATAAAAATTGA